A genomic segment from Aegilops tauschii subsp. strangulata cultivar AL8/78 chromosome 1, Aet v6.0, whole genome shotgun sequence encodes:
- the LOC109774060 gene encoding methyl-CpG-binding domain-containing protein 4, giving the protein MAQDPNEKGVRDDPRELEDIPFDSSCIWVMDKAGIPCPPPVTERLVIMRRDLSKMDTYYLLPNGKRVRSGGDVEKFLQENPEYRVNLPASKFSFAMPKTVPATVVESSLRRVAKAEGKV; this is encoded by the coding sequence ATGGCGCAAGATCCCAACGAAAAAGGAGTTCGAGACGATCCGCGAGAGCTAGAGGACATTCCGTTCGACAGCAGCTGCATCTGGGTCATGGATAAGGCAGGCATCCCGTGCCCGCCACCTGTGACGGAGCGGCTGGTGATCATGCGGCGTGACCTGTCCAAGATGGACACCTACTACTTGCTGCCCAACGGGAAGCGCGTGCGGTCCGGCGGCGACGTGGAGAAGTTCCTCCAGGAGAACCCGGAGTATAGGGTGAACCTGCCGGCATCAAAGTTCTCCTTCGCCATGCCCAAGACCGTTCCGGCGACTGTGGTAGAGAGCTCACTACGGAGGGTTGCCAAGGCCGAGGGAAAAGTTTGA